CTCGAGGTTTCCCGAACCCAGCGACGCCACCATCGACGCGATGAACCGACCCATAATCGCCTCGTTTCCGGACCCGAAGGACCCGGCGGTCGCCGAGTCCGGGGCGGTCTTTACGGCGCGGCCCGGAACGCGTCAAGGATTTGGATCAGGTTTTCGGAGCATGGACTGGAGCGTGGGCGCGCGATTGTCCACCATCGCCGCGCGTGATATGTGTTTTCGCGAACGAGAAATGTCACGGCGAGTGGGAGCGGACGGCAATTTGGACGGATATCGCCGACGACGGATGGCGTATGTGGTGGGGCTGTGCGCGTCGCTGGTCGTCGTGAGCGCGGCCACCGTTGATGCCGACTGGGTGTTTCGCGTCTTCCTCGAGGTGCACGATCGCCGGATCACGCTCGACACGAATGGCGACGGTCGGCCCGACTATCTGGAGATCTGGGAAGGCGGCGAGCTGCGCCGGGCCGAATGGGATCGCGACTTTAACGGCGTTGCGGATTTCGTGAACGACTTCGTGGACGGCGATGTGACGCGACTGGAACTCGACGCGGATTTCGACAGGTACTTCGAGTACCGCGAGATCCTGGAACCGGACACGGGGCGATATCGACAGGAGAAGGACGAGGATCGCGACGGGACATTCACGGTGCTCGGATACTCGGAAGCGGGCGACCGGCCGTCCGACGCGCCGTAAGGGAAGAAGCGATGGACGACAATCGAGATTCGATGCCGGTCGCCGACGAATCCGATCGGCAGATCGAGCCCGACATCCGGTCGGTGCGTCGCGGGGCGTGGAGATTTGTCACGCTCGGCATCGCGGCGATCGCGCTGCTGACCGCGCTCATCGTCGTGCTCATGAAGCCCAAACCCGCGCCGGTCGTCTCGATCGTCGAAACTCAAGTCGCGCCGACGGTGAGCATTTTGGACGCGTCGTGGACCGTCGATGCCCAAGGGAAGTACACGATCGCCGGCCGCATCGAGAATCAGTCGGGCGGACCCATCCGCTCCGTCACGGTCCGCGTGATGTTCTTTGACGAGTCGCGCGCGCAAATCGCGACGGAGCCATCCATGGTCGATCTGCCGGAGTCGCTTCCCCCGGGCGCGAGTCACCCGTTCTCCGTCACCGGTCAGCACGACGCCCGCTACAAGGCCGCGGACTACCGCGTGGAAAGCTGGAATTAGAAGCATGAGAATTCGGACACATGCGCGCCGATTGGGCGTTGTTCTCGCTTCCGTCGCGCTGCTGCTTGCGAGTGGGACCGTCACGAACGCGGGCGACCCCTCGCGCGTGACGCTCGTGAAGGGCGGGTATTTCGACATCAAGGGCATGCGCCAGAGCTTCGGCGCTCTCGCCGGCCGGCCCACGCTCGTCGTCTTCTGGGCGAGCTGGTGCGGGCCGTGCATCGACGAGATTCCGTCGCTCAACACGCTGCACGAGCGCTTCGGAGCGCGCGGGCTGCGTGTGCTGGGCCTCTCGGTCGATTTCATCGCGCCCGCCGAAACCGAGCGCCTCGCGAAGAAACACGCGATGCGCTACGACGTCGGCGCGGCCGAGCCCGAGCTCGTGATCGAATTCGGCTTTCAGGCCATTCCCACGTCGTATCTGTTCGACGGACAGGGTGCGTTCGTGAAGCGTTACACCGGCGCGCCACCACTCTCCGTATTGCAAGCCGACATCGAAAAACTCATCACGCCCGGCTCC
This window of the Deltaproteobacteria bacterium genome carries:
- a CDS encoding TlpA family protein disulfide reductase, translated to MRIRTHARRLGVVLASVALLLASGTVTNAGDPSRVTLVKGGYFDIKGMRQSFGALAGRPTLVVFWASWCGPCIDEIPSLNTLHERFGARGLRVLGLSVDFIAPAETERLAKKHAMRYDVGAAEPELVIEFGFQAIPTSYLFDGQGAFVKRYTGAPPLSVLQADIEKLITPGSTT